Proteins encoded within one genomic window of Vicia villosa cultivar HV-30 ecotype Madison, WI unplaced genomic scaffold, Vvil1.0 ctg.002094F_1_1, whole genome shotgun sequence:
- the LOC131637830 gene encoding uncharacterized protein LOC131637830 has product MEKDKLSQPKLMKDHAHGDKEVVHEIPKKTTHGKATINRERIQKIDGKLDNHVATKKTERPKLLKPQAKEVFAHGNKEVSQGVMKKRTHENLLENNRDKIQKVEKTVQRKLLIPSKNKKPEKSNQSLDTMMSKTKCSKKEKRVPKCPSMLIDDYVELHKSKEMDATKSNNGEKPGSYVIPSSSQNQPKKGAQQESVQNRAEVSEEEANTNTGKEKGTSQRKTRGKTLCKKIHARTLEERVEVTFNEDGQPIGPCDKVVTDLSLFLGTLARNSTFCPLRYTNWSGMPGDNKTRFWRYTNRKFILPGEARD; this is encoded by the exons ATGGAGAAAGACAAACTCTCGCAACCAAAATTAATGAAAGATCATGCACATGGAGACAAAGAAGTTGTACACG AAATACCAAAGAAAACAACTCATGGGAAAGCTACAATAAATAGAGAAAgaattcaaaagattgatggAAAATTGGACAACCACGTTGCTACGAAGAAAACCGAGAGACCTAAGCTTTTGAAACCACAAGCTAAGGAAGTTTTTGCACATGGAAACAAAGAAGTTTCACAAG GAGTAATGAAAAAAAGAACTCATGAGAATCTCCTAGAGAACAATAGAGACAAAATTCAGAAGGTGGAAAAAACAGTTCAAAGGAAATTACTTATTCCTTCCAAAAATAAGAAACCAGAGAAATCTAATCAATCTTTGGACACAATGATGTCAAAAACTAAATGCTCTAAAAAGGAAAAGAGGGTGCCAAAATGCCCATCAATGTTGATTGATGATTATGTAGAACTTCACAAGTCAAAGGAAATGGATGCAACCAAGTCAAACAATGGAGAAAAACCGGGCAGCTACGTTATCCCTAGCTCTAGTCAAAATCAGCCAAAAAAAGGAgctcaacaagaaagtgttcaaaacCGGGCAGAAGTCAGTGAAGAAGAGGCAAACACAAATAcaggaaaagaaaaag GAACATCCCAAAGAAAAACTCGTGGGAAAACTTTGTGCAAAAAGATTCATGCAAGAACTTTGGAAGAGCGAGTAGAAGTGACCTTTAATGAGGATGGTCAGCCAATTGGTCCTTGTGATAAAGTAGTAACTGACTTGAGCCTCTTCTTGGGAACATTGGCTAGGAACTCGACATTTTGTCCTCTACGTTACACCAATTGGTCAGGAATGCCAGGTGATAATAAAACCCGTTTCTGGAGATATACTAAT CGGAAGTTTATCTTGCCGGGTGAAGCACGAGATTAG